The DNA window ttccatggtttttgcagaactcttccattatcgaattcttgaactcggtacCATTATAACTCCTtataattttcacagaatctttgaccaatttatccagttgcttgacatgatcagtcaagatagatggagtttcactttttatgtgcaagaaatacacccatgtgtatctggtgaactcatccactatgaccaaagcatatttcttctttgcaatagacatgacatttactgggccaaatagatcaacatgtagtatgtgataaggctcaagaattgatgattcagtcttgctcttaaatgaagattttctttgtttggccttctgacaagaatcacaaaggccatcaggagcaaatactgactttggcagtcctctcacaagatctttcttgaccaactcatttatatttttgaaatttaaatgagagagtttcttgtgccaattccagctttcttcaattgatgctctactcatcaggcagattacagaaccatcagtacttgttgaaagcttggcttcatagatgttaccacgcctgtatcctttcagaacaactttgcctatagatttacttacaacttcacagtattcttcaaagaaatccacatgataacctctgtcacagatttaacttatactcagcagattgtgtttaagtcctgagaccagagctacttctttaatgatgacattcccaagattgatattgccatatcccaatatttttccaatgttgccatctccataagaaacacttgggccagctttctccacaaagtctaatagcagggctttatttccagtcatatgtcctgaacatccacggtccagaactaggatgtttttcctgttgccctgcaatcacaaagaccactaatgattagttttaaggacccagacatgcttggatcttttggtcttattaagtctgttaacatttgcagcggatttagcatcagagtttatgttaacatttttcttatcagaatttacactatcagactttgaatcataacttacactagaaggaacaatggaaactttctttaaagaaggttttatttgataataatcatagtacaaactatgatatttcttacaagtataaattgaatgccataaactaccacaatgaaaacaaggattttgtggcttatatctaacagactgactcttaactcctgactttgaaggtaaggagtttatgttcttattcttcctgcaaaaagaagccagatggttagaacttccacagttatgacacgttttcctaggagcttcaggaacaggcttataatcattacttttattcacacattTCTTTCCATTACTATTTTacctaggtgattttaccttgtttgcattcttaacatctttcagcttatgcttaagctgcttctttgtcattaagcctacgtttatttcagctgtcttttcctgttttagtttgtcagaagttaattcctttttaacttctgatttctcattatcagactttatagctacaaacttaacatgcTTTAGCTTAGATTTTTGTTTAACAGCTATAGGCTTAacatctacagttcctttatcattcttatcctctccataacctaagtcctctttccagttttcactacttaacagattctgagttgttctgccagagttagtccaagtcctgataacctctctttccttttctaactcagcttttagagattcattcatttttagcacttcatccctaacataaaagacatcatctctatctttctgagtttgatggaacataactaactccttttctaagaaatcatttcttttcttaaaagccaggttttcagaagttaatctttcacatgttaaagtttgatctctataactaataaacatggtcttaagatattttctcaactcattaatatcatcagtatgaaaagcataagtagtttgaggtaccttagatttagcagcatcagaactgctttcagcacttgccttatcagcatttgccatcaaggcataattctcctcactttcagaatctgaggtgtctgtccagcttttcttctttgtgacaagtgctttgcctttgtcactcttgaccttcttgcaatcaggagatatgtggcatttctcaccatagttgtagcatttgacatttgtaaaatctcctctgtcaaactttcctcctctgctctcagattttctgaaattcttcttatcagaacttgtgcctttcctggaaaacttctttcccttcctgaacttcctgtatgctatatttgtgatccctttcaccataagagcacacagcttcatcatctcttcatcaacatccgtctcaggcaaactttcagattctgagtcatcatcactttcagaacttgatgactcagtatcagactttgtgaaaagagctttacccttgtctttccttcaggtagctgccttgggggattcttcttcagccttaagagcaactgtccttgactttcctcctttcctcttgcttctttgttccatctcaagttcacgagtcttgagcatcccataaatttcatcaagagttgtttcatcaagattatagttgtctcttattgttgttgccttgaaatcccatcattcaggaagagctaacaggaatttaaggtttgaatcttcaagatcatactccttattaaccagtgacaaatcattcaagagtttaacaaatctatcatataaatcagtcaatgactcattagcctttgagtcaaagtgttcatactcttgagtgagtattgtcttcctgttcttcttaatcgtatcagttccctgacatcttgtttccagggcatcccatatctcttttgcagtcttgcagtttattaccctgtttgacattacattatcaatagcactatgcagtaagtgtcgtaccttagcatccttagcaattgatgcgatatcttcagcagtgtaatcaatcttctcctttggtacagtctttgctgcttcacctgcaactgcaacagcgagcttggttggtttgtgaggcccttccttgattctatcaagatattctggatctgtagtttccagaaacatggtcatcctcacctttcatacggcatattcagatggtctcaatatgggaactctgatagtctcatatcggctttgaatttgtgtcttaggaggttcttcagttttggtgggcttagttagagtttctgtttcagacatgattgtgtttggattttaaattgtttgtgcgttaacagataggctctgatatcacttgttaggtcacacacactgtagagggggtgaatacagtgtataatacaatcaaatcgaactttaataactcaagtaacagaaaacaaactttattgaaacaataaactctgttacagtatggaaatgttctctctcagtgatgaacaactatcacgagagctgctagggttacaatgaataatcttctcgattgtgataacacttatagtgtaaaccctatgtctgtgtttatatactacacagttacaagataatcgctaattgatatgaaatataattctgcttcctaaaatatatcaatcagatatcttttcttccaagtattttattcttcatagaattcctttttcatgcatatctcttcttatgtttgtctcgatcttctatcctttaaccagctgatttccttatctgaatgtccttcagtacttaagttctgatatccatctcctgataatataagtactgatattgtttaagtaagatctgaaaactaaatataaatcatattagtcatgacattataaaatatatctaacagtattATTGGTTTTCCCAACACTAAAGTCTACCAACAAATTATGATCTTTTATTATCATGTGATCTTGATCTTGTTGTTTACCCCAGGTTAGCTGTATTTGAGATAGTTTATTTCATCTTATTTTTTATTAGGAATtttcaagaaaagcttaaaatTTAACCCAGATTAtcagaaaaaataaataaaggtAAGAGGACTAAAATCCGAGATTAGTCCCTAGCTCAATAATTTTGAGAAAAACAAACTCCGACTCCGAAAGGAAATCGGCAATGGTCATGAAAAGCTGCGCAAACAACAATCAGTTTCTTGAATTTTTCACCGCTCAGTAATCAGGATTTTTAGGGGGACATCGAGTAATTTTGGGAAGACGTCCTTGTAATTTTGAATTTTATAGGGgtattatatttttgaaaattttaatgATGAAAAAAAGTAAAATTTCATTTTAGTGATTTTAGGGGGACACGTTTTTCGATGTTTCGGTGCCCCTTATTAGATCCCCTGGTACTTGTTGTGAGAGGGGTAAGCAGTTGaaaattatttatcgattaaaaTTAGTTGCAAAAACCAATGACAATACAAAGTCTATTTTTTTTTTGTAGTTTAACCAAAGGGGCTCTAAATATTACTCAAAGAAGCATAAGCAAGCAGCTCTTTGTCCACTAGGAGATTTTTCATATCTTCCTCTTTCAAAGCAACAATGGCGTTTATACCATCCCCACTTGGAGTATCCATCAAGAATGTGCAATCAACGAACGGTGCGTCCACAACTGCAGCTTTAACGGGCCTTCTCCAGCCGAAATCCATCTCATCATGTAACGGGAAATTACAAATGCTGCTAAAATAGTAAGGCTTGTAATTGACCGATAATGGCCTGGTTTCTTTTCTGACTATACTCTTTGATCCTCTTAGCTGCATCTTCCCTTTTCGGATTTGGCCTACCAATGTATTTAATTTGATCTCATTCATCGTATTTGTGGGAATGTGATTATGAGTAATCAGATTGCCAACACTTGTTTCTGGCAGTGGAGGATCAATAAGAGGACGCATGTTTACCGTTTGCAACAAAACCGATTTAGTATAGGCCCCAGAGTTTGGTTCAGTTGCGGAAAGTACAGCACCTCTGTAAAGCAGTGCAGTCACAAGCTCATTTCGCGTgtaattttgataattttttacACCATCTAGTTTGTCTTGCACTTCCAGCTCGGCCCTCGGTTTTGCAATCTTTGAGTTGGGAAACACCATCTCGGTAGTGATCCAGTGCTTTTTGCGAACCAAAACTTCATTTACAGATAAATCGTCATAACTTGATTGTGTTAGCTGCATCTCGTGAACGAAACAGGGACGAAAATGCACTAGTTTTTCTTGATCATTTGTGTCACGGGACAATCTTGCCCAGTAACGTATAAATGACAAAAAAGTGAGAGCATCAGCAACACGGTGTGAAAGGCTCACAGCTATAGCTATTCCCCCGCAAGAGAAATAATTTAGCTGAACAACCATTAAATTTCGAGTACACGATATATTATGCCATATTGAACCAGGAGGAAAAAGATGACCATAGCCATCTTTTTCATCCTTGACAGGAGTTTTTCCACGATTTCCGATAAATTGCATGCTACCTTGGCCTCAACAAATTGAATGCCTTCATCGTTGCATTCCACATAGGAACCGGAAGAACTTAGCCTCCCCGCAAATGGATAGTACTGAGAAAGTGTCTTGGATAAAGAGTTTTTGAGTAGATTTGATATCACGGTTTTACTAGCTAATGGTTGTGGATTGGAGTAGAAGAATATTGTTGGCATATAAGGATCACCAACCATGCGATCATGGAAAGGAATATTGTATTGTTTGAGCTTCAAGGGTGTAGGAGAAGCTGGTTTAATGTTAGTTATTGATTCAGAGATAACATGCAGCTGCCTTCTAATTACTCCCATGATCGTCATTTAGGATGTTGCACAGATATTAAATCCAATTAGACCGCTAACTAGATACATATAATTATTGAAAATGCTTGATGCACAACACTGGATACAAAACAAAATAATATGtgttatattttaattaaaatgaacccctcttttaaaaaaaaaaagagtaatgatatatgaaaaaaaagtTACAAAAAATTGTCACAAAATGACATGACATGGGTGATGTAACACAATGAAAAAATTTCATTGGTCCTATTAATATAAAATGCAGAGGTCTAAATTATCATGTCATTCTATAAACAATTATGTACACGTAACTCACATATAATCAAGGAATTGGAGTATAGCTATCAACTACTCACCAACATATAATCAAATACTCACTCCATCCCATTTTATATGTCCTATTTTGACTAATATATAATCATCTTTATCATATTTTGATCGCAAATTATTCTTagtttattattaaataaatttaaaaacttacatcattaaaaaatataattaattctatttaaaatatatttccaattttttaaagtgaaacataaattatttttaattatcagTCAAAAACTAGTTAATTTGACTAAATACAAGTCAAAACAGATAAAATAATATGAGTTGGAGGGAGTATATTTGAGCACATATAATCAAAAGCAGTCCTATGTTCCCCAAAATTCTTTCCCAAATTTTTTACCAAAGTTTTAATGAACTAGTTTTTCTAGAGGGGAACACTTAGCTCTACGTGCTACTTTGTATTACCTCCGAGCTTATTCATGATTGATAATTTATCTTTTATCTTTGTTAAAAATGTAAAGAAATGATGAACCAAAATCACACTACAGTTAAATTAGTTAAAATACAAAGATGTGAATGTCTAATGGTAATCTTTAACACAAGTACAAGTTTTATGCAGGCTGACCTGCAGTCAACTGCAAGTGAACACGGGATAAAGTTCTCTGGTATAGATATAATGATATATCTACCCAGTATGCAAAACCAGCAACTTCAATTGTTCCGGTGCATTCGAGCATAAGAAAGTACCATGACGAAATTTTTAGCAGAGTCTCCCACCTTTATTGAAATTTGTTCTGAATTCGACATTCGTTGCAACCAGATATCGACTACTGCATGTAGCTCCAAGTTGGAAGGAAGAGGCGAACCCTGCAAGCTGATCTCCACCTATTTATATCACATTTTAAGAACAATCAGGAATTCTAAGTCACAGTTTCTGCCATCATTTaccatttatatatatatatatatatatctgttatTTAGAAATATAACTGAGGAAGCTTACGAATAGATAATTTAAGTTACCTCTTCTTCACTATCAAGGCTCAGATACTGCGAAAGGTACTTCTTGATGAACGAAATTGGAAGAGCAGCATCCCTAAGATACAGATGAAGCGAATAATAATCACTAAATTTGAATAGCTGATTAAGTGATTATACAGAAAGCAGGAGATATTTGCAATGTTCAAGCCAAACTTAAGTCCTAAAAAACAGATGACAATACGTTCCATGACATAATTTTCAGCAGAAAGTCAGGTCTACTTTCTGTATTAACATACAAGTTAACCTTCATCTGATTGTATACATTTTTGCAATTTTCTTAATGGAATATATACCATATCGAAAGAAAAGTTTATTCATTTACTAAGTATAGCATTGTAAACAATCTATTATTCCTTCGAAATGGAAGCATAATGAGCTTTTGGCAAAGTTAAGAAGCAGTACGAAAGAGCAACTAATATAATCATTACTTACTTGATCATCAAGTAGCTGCGAGGAATCTGTGGCAGAGGTTCTACTCCTTTCCTACAATTATGAATCATAAGCATAAGTAACAAATATATAACATGGCTATATTACCAACCAACTTCTCTTAGCAAGAGTATAATCTCACTGGTTAACAGAAGAAAGTAAGCAAAGCCAAATTGGCACTACTCTTTTTGCATGTTGATTGCTTGAAGTATCAGCAACAGTTTGTGAACGAACATCCAATCCTTGTGGTACATCCATTAATTTGTTCTTGCCTCGATTCTTTCTTGTAAGTCTAGTCTCAACATCCCGGTTTCTCAAGTTCTTTCCCGAGCTCTTGACTTCACGCTTGGATACATCCATAGCCTTACTGGATGATGCTCCCACTGTAACAGTTTCATCGTAGTTTCTGGTGTTTTCTGCTTCTGTTAGTGGTTTCAGAAATTTACTCACCAGCTCAGTTCGCTTgtgaattcttttacttctctCTCTACCTGTTCTTGGGATTTGTTGCTTAGAAGACTCTCCAGCAGAAAACTTATGCAGAATCAAGGTAATAATACAATCAGCACATCAACTAGAGGTCTGCTTAAAAGTAAAAAACATTGGCAAAAGTGTGAACGTACACATACGCATGACACAAactcatatatatatagagaCTGACCTGGTTATCATATTGAGCAGATTTGTTTAAATCAATGCTTAATCTTAAACCCTTGGAGCGTCCATCCACTGATTTTTCTGGATTGTCAAAGGGAGATTCTGATCCTTGAGAAGAAAATACCTTTCTTCCTTTCTCTTTTTTATGTCTACCAAAAGAACTTGATAGGTTTCCTTTGTTCACCGAACGGAGTCGCCTCTTTCTTTTAGCAGGTGATGGGACAGATTGCTCTGCTTTTCTACTTAAAGGCTCATCATCAACCTTCACTGCTGGTCCTAAAGAAGGTGCAATTTTTTCTCTAATCCATCTCCAGCTGTAATCTGGCCTGAAAATATCAACAATTTCTCGTATATATTCTTAATTAATTTGCACATGACACAAGAGTTGAATATGTAGAAAAGCTGTAAATGATATAAGTGTCTGTGTGTTTATTCATAGAAAAACTGAGAGATAATATCTAGCAACAAACTGT is part of the Apium graveolens cultivar Ventura unplaced genomic scaffold, ASM990537v1 ctg4555, whole genome shotgun sequence genome and encodes:
- the LOC141702033 gene encoding E3 ubiquitin protein ligase DRIP2-like — encoded protein: MATSDNNDREKVTVRKEVLEKLLACTICNNIFEDPVTVTGCLHTFCNRCICKKIKKENLTRCPVCNIYLGCMPLDKLRPDYSWRWIREKIAPSLGPAVKVDDEPLSRKAEQSVPSPAKRKRRLRSVNKGNLSSSFGRHKKEKGRKVFSSQGSESPFDNPEKSVDGRSKGLRLSIDLNKSAQYDNQFSAGESSKQQIPRTGRERSKRIHKRTELVSKFLKPLTEAENTRNYDETVTVGASSSKAMDVSKREVKSSGKNLRNRDVETRLTRKNRGKNKLMDVPQGLDVRSQTVADTSSNQHAKRVVPIWLCLLSSVNQKGVEPLPQIPRSYLMIKDAALPISFIKKYLSQYLSLDSEEEVEISLQGSPLPSNLELHAVVDIWLQRMSNSEQISIKVGDSAKNFVMVLSYARMHRNN